The following are from one region of the Cyclopterus lumpus isolate fCycLum1 chromosome 21, fCycLum1.pri, whole genome shotgun sequence genome:
- the LOC117750080 gene encoding kalirin-like isoform X2, which produces MIHWSPPASSAHCAVSSYTVEYRQEDSGYDGTGIQWKENFESTFSEICEIGRGRFSVVRKCLNKSTKKEVAVKFVSKKMQKKEQVAHEADVLQHVQHHQLVALLDTYESPTSLMLILEQLEDGRLLDYLVAHDELMEEKVAFFIRETLEALQHLHTCRVVHLDLKPENIMVDLHSPTPGIKLIDLGDAVQLSAHRRYVHLLLGNPEFAAPELIRGTPVSVATDVWSVGVLAYVALSGVSPFLDESPEETCVNICRLDFCFPDEYFRDVSQAARDFVSSALQQDPRKRPSATSCLQHPWVGRGGAHGGEYSKTPLDTTRLATFIDRRRQLHDVRPVTNIKGLDLCWV; this is translated from the exons ATGATCCACTGGTCGCCTCCGGCTTCATCCGCTCACTGTGCCGTCAGCAGCTACACTGTGGAGTACCgacaggaag ACTCTGGGTACGATGGAACTGGGATCCAGTGGAAAGAGAACTTTGAGTCCACCTTCTCCGAGATCTGTGAGATTGGAAG GGGGCGGTTTTCAGTGGTGAGAAAATGTCTCAACAAGTCTACAAAGAAAGAG GTTGCGGTGAAGTTTGTGAGTAAGAAGATGcagaagaaggagcaggtggCTCATGAGGCGGACGTCCTCCAACACGTACAGCATCACCAGCTGGTGGCGCTGTTGGACACCTACGAGTCTCCCACCTCTCTAATGCTGATCCTGGAGCA gcTGGAGGATGGTCGTTTACTCGATTACCTCGTTGCCCACgatgagctgatggaggagaaggtggcgTTCTTCATCAGAGAGACACTCGAGGCCCTGCAGCACCTTCATACCTGCAGAGTGGTTCACCTGGATCTGAag CCTGAGAACATCATGGTGGACCTCCACTCTCCCACCCCGGGCATCAAGCTCATCGACCTCGGCGACGCCGTGCAGCTGTCCGCCCACCGCCGGTACGTCCACCTCCTGCTCGGGAACCCGGAGTTCGCCGCGCCCGAGCTCATCCGCGGGACGCCGGTCTCCGTCGCCACGGACGTGTGGAGCGTCGGCGTGCTGGCCTACGTGGCGCTCAGCGGCGTGTCCCCGTTCCTGGACGAGTCGCCGGAGGAGACCTGCGTCAACATCTGCCGCCTGGACTTCTGCTTCCCGGACGAGTACTTCCGCGACGTGAGCCAGGCGGCGAGGGACTTCGTGTCCTCGGCGCTGCAGCAGGATCCCAGGAAGAGGCCGAGCGCTACTTCCTGCCTGCAGCACCCGTGGGTGGGCCGCGGGGGTGCGCACGGCGGGGAGTACTCCAAGACGCCGCTGGACACGACGCGATTGGCCACATTTATTGACCGACGGAGACAGCTGCATGACGTGCGGCCCGTCACTAACATCAAAGGGCTG gactTGTGTTGGGTTTGA
- the LOC117750080 gene encoding kalirin-like isoform X1, producing the protein MIHWSPPASSAHCAVSSYTVEYRQEDSGYDGTGIQWKENFESTFSEICEIGRGRFSVVRKCLNKSTKKEVAVKFVSKKMQKKEQVAHEADVLQHVQHHQLVALLDTYESPTSLMLILEQLEDGRLLDYLVAHDELMEEKVAFFIRETLEALQHLHTCRVVHLDLKPENIMVDLHSPTPGIKLIDLGDAVQLSAHRRYVHLLLGNPEFAAPELIRGTPVSVATDVWSVGVLAYVALSGVSPFLDESPEETCVNICRLDFCFPDEYFRDVSQAARDFVSSALQQDPRKRPSATSCLQHPWVGRGGAHGGEYSKTPLDTTRLATFIDRRRQLHDVRPVTNIKGLVSSSLGNTL; encoded by the exons ATGATCCACTGGTCGCCTCCGGCTTCATCCGCTCACTGTGCCGTCAGCAGCTACACTGTGGAGTACCgacaggaag ACTCTGGGTACGATGGAACTGGGATCCAGTGGAAAGAGAACTTTGAGTCCACCTTCTCCGAGATCTGTGAGATTGGAAG GGGGCGGTTTTCAGTGGTGAGAAAATGTCTCAACAAGTCTACAAAGAAAGAG GTTGCGGTGAAGTTTGTGAGTAAGAAGATGcagaagaaggagcaggtggCTCATGAGGCGGACGTCCTCCAACACGTACAGCATCACCAGCTGGTGGCGCTGTTGGACACCTACGAGTCTCCCACCTCTCTAATGCTGATCCTGGAGCA gcTGGAGGATGGTCGTTTACTCGATTACCTCGTTGCCCACgatgagctgatggaggagaaggtggcgTTCTTCATCAGAGAGACACTCGAGGCCCTGCAGCACCTTCATACCTGCAGAGTGGTTCACCTGGATCTGAag CCTGAGAACATCATGGTGGACCTCCACTCTCCCACCCCGGGCATCAAGCTCATCGACCTCGGCGACGCCGTGCAGCTGTCCGCCCACCGCCGGTACGTCCACCTCCTGCTCGGGAACCCGGAGTTCGCCGCGCCCGAGCTCATCCGCGGGACGCCGGTCTCCGTCGCCACGGACGTGTGGAGCGTCGGCGTGCTGGCCTACGTGGCGCTCAGCGGCGTGTCCCCGTTCCTGGACGAGTCGCCGGAGGAGACCTGCGTCAACATCTGCCGCCTGGACTTCTGCTTCCCGGACGAGTACTTCCGCGACGTGAGCCAGGCGGCGAGGGACTTCGTGTCCTCGGCGCTGCAGCAGGATCCCAGGAAGAGGCCGAGCGCTACTTCCTGCCTGCAGCACCCGTGGGTGGGCCGCGGGGGTGCGCACGGCGGGGAGTACTCCAAGACGCCGCTGGACACGACGCGATTGGCCACATTTATTGACCGACGGAGACAGCTGCATGACGTGCGGCCCGTCACTAACATCAAAGGGCTGGTGAGCAGCAGCTTGGGCAACACGCTGTGA